One window of Medicago truncatula cultivar Jemalong A17 chromosome 2, MtrunA17r5.0-ANR, whole genome shotgun sequence genomic DNA carries:
- the LOC25487997 gene encoding shikimate O-hydroxycinnamoyltransferase has product MLINVKESMVVRPAEETPRKALWNSNVDLVVPNFHTPSVYFYRPNGTSNFFDAKIMKEALSKVLVLFYPMAARLRRDEDGRIELYCDGQGVLFVDADTTASVDDFGDFAPTLRLRQLIPAVDYSAGIETYPLLVLQVTHFKCGGVSLGVGMQHHVADGASGLHFINSWSDVARGLDVSIPPFIGRTLLHARDPPRPVFDHIEYKPPPSMQHAKQGSDTSASVAVSIFKLTRQQLNILKGKSKEDGNTINYSSYEMLAGHVWRSVSKARALPVDQETKLYIATDGRSRLQPSLPQGYFGNVIFTTTPIAVAVDLMSKPTWYAASRIHNALLQMDNDYLRSALDYLELQPDLKALVRGAHTFKCPNLGITSWARLPIYEADFGWGRPIFMGPGGIAYEGLSFIIPSSTNDGSLSLAIALPPDQMKLFQELFYDI; this is encoded by the exons ATGTTGATCAACGTGAAAGAGTCGATGGTGGTGCGTCCGGCGGAGGAGACACCACGAAAGGCGTTATGGAATTCCAACGTCGACTTGGTGGTTCCAAATTTTCACACACCAAGCGTGTACTTTTACAGGCCAAACGGCACGTCCAATTTCTTCGATGCTAAGATTATGAAGGAAGCTCTAAGCAAGGTGCTGGTCCTGTTCTATCCAATGGCAGCCCGTCTCCGCCGAGATGAAGATGGTCGCATTGAGCTTTATTGCGATGGTCAAGGGGTGCTCTTCGTCGATGCTGATACCACCGCTTCCGTTGATGACTTCGGTGACTTTGCTCCAACACTTCGCCTCCGTCAGTTAATCCCAGCCGTGGATTATTCTGCTGGTATTGAAACGTATCCATTGTTGGTGTTACAG GTAACACATTTCAAATGCGGAGGAGTATCGTTAGGCGTTGGTATGCAACATCATGTAGCAGATGGAGCATCTGGTCTTCACTTCATCAATTCATGGTCAGATGTAGCTCGTGGCCTTGATGTTTCCATCCCACCGTTCATTGGCCGAACACTACTCCATGCTCGTGATCCACCTCGACCTGTTTTTGATCACATTGAATACAAGCCTCCACCATCAATGCAACATGCTAAACAAGGCTCAGACACTAGTGCTAGTGTAGCCGTGTCTATCTTCAAGTTAACCCGTCAACAACTCAACATCTTGAAGGGTAAGTCAAAAGAAGATGGAAACACTATCAACTATAGCTCCTATGAGATGTTGGCAGGTCATGTATGGAGAAGTGTAAGCAAGGCTAGAGCACTTCCTGTTGATCAAGAAACAAAATTGTACATTGCAACTGATGGAAGATCAAGGCTTCAACCTTCACTTCCACAAGGCTACTTTGGCAATGTGATATTCACAACTACTCCAATAGCAGTAGCAGTAGATTTAATGTCAAAACCAACATGGTATGCTGCTAGCAGAATCCACAATGCATTGTTACAAATGGATAATGATTATTTGAGATCTGCTTTGGACTATCTTGAGCTACAACCTGATTTGAAAGCTCTTGTTCGTGGTGCACATACTTTTAAGTGTCCAAATCTTGGTATCACTAGCTGGGCAAGGTTACCAATCTATGAAGCTGACTTTGGTTGGGGAAGACCCATATTCATGGGACCTGGTGGGATTGCATATGAGGGGTTATCTTTCATCATTCCGAGCTCAACAAATGATGGTAGCTTATCTTTGGCAATTGCTCTGCCTCCAGATCAGATGAAACTGTTTCAGGAATTGTTTTATGACATTTGA
- the LOC25487998 gene encoding extensin-1 isoform X2, whose amino-acid sequence MKTLNYVFLLSSLFAFQVLQTMSLERNVEFLKAAAGIGGRHHAPPPPPHYSPGPVQKLNSPPTPAADVLRHHRHSPPPPPQYNPGPTPGLLILPATSGNPTARKHILYQNSPPNIFAASA is encoded by the exons ATGAAGACTCTGAACTATGTCTTTctactctcttctctctttgcTTTCCAAGTCTTGCAGACTATGTCACTAG AGAGAAACGTGGAGTTTCTGAAAGCAGCAGCAGGTATTGGGGGAAGACATCatgcaccaccaccacctccgcACTACTCGCCGGGACCAGTTCAGAAACTAAATTCTCCTCCCACTCCCGCCGCAGACGTTCTGAGACATCATCGACActcaccaccacctcctccccAATATAATCCAGGACCAACTCCAGGGCTTTTAATTCTGCCAGCAACTTCTGGAAACCCAACAGCTCGGAAACATATTTTGTACCAGAATTCTCCTCCTAATATCTTTGCAGCTTCAGCctga
- the LOC25487998 gene encoding extensin-1 isoform X1, whose translation MKTLNYVFLLSSLFAFQVLQTMSLGSASNRIEAHLSITERNVEFLKAAAGIGGRHHAPPPPPHYSPGPVQKLNSPPTPAADVLRHHRHSPPPPPQYNPGPTPGLLILPATSGNPTARKHILYQNSPPNIFAASA comes from the exons ATGAAGACTCTGAACTATGTCTTTctactctcttctctctttgcTTTCCAAGTCTTGCAGACTATGTCACTAG GTTCCGCATCAAACAGAATCGAAGCACATCTCTCCATTACAG AGAGAAACGTGGAGTTTCTGAAAGCAGCAGCAGGTATTGGGGGAAGACATCatgcaccaccaccacctccgcACTACTCGCCGGGACCAGTTCAGAAACTAAATTCTCCTCCCACTCCCGCCGCAGACGTTCTGAGACATCATCGACActcaccaccacctcctccccAATATAATCCAGGACCAACTCCAGGGCTTTTAATTCTGCCAGCAACTTCTGGAAACCCAACAGCTCGGAAACATATTTTGTACCAGAATTCTCCTCCTAATATCTTTGCAGCTTCAGCctga
- the LOC25487999 gene encoding ent-kaurene oxidase, whose product MDTLQTLSFGAFSLFFFLFLFLFRFRTRITHKLPHVPAVPGLPLIGNLLQLKEKKPHKTFTKMAHKYGPIFSIKAGASTIIVLNTAQLAKQAMVTRFPSISTRKLSTALTILTSNKCMVATSDYNDFHKMVKKHILANVLGANAQKRHRFHREVMMENMFRQFSEHAKSRPDSAVDFRKIFVSELFALALKQALGSDVESIYVEELASTLSREDLYNILVVEFMEGAIEVDWRDFFPYLKWIPNKSLEMKIQKVDLGRKYIMKALINEQKKRLASGKEVNCFYDYLISEAKEVSEEQMTMLLWEPIIETSDTTLVTTEWAMYELAKDKNRQDRLYEEILNVCGHEKVTDDQLSKLPYLGAVFHETLRKHSPVPIVPLRYVHEDTELGGYHIPAGSEIAINIYGCNMDSDKWENPQEWIPERFLDEKYDSSDLYKTMAFGGGKRICAGSLQAMLIACTAIGRFVQEFEWELGQGEEENVDTMGLTTHRLHPLLVKLKPRNHVE is encoded by the exons ATGGACACTCTCCAGACACTTTCTTTTGGtgctttctctctctttttcttcctcttcctcttcctatTCCGTTTTCGTACAAGAATTACTCACAAACTTCCTCATGTACCAG CGGTTCCAGGTTTACCATTGATTGGAAATCTTCTTCAACTTAAAGAGAAGAAACCTCACAAAACATTCACAAAGATGGCTCACAAATATGGACCTATTTTTTCCATCAAAGCTGGTGCTTCTACCATCATTGTTCTCAACACTGCTCAACTTGCCAAACAG GCAATGGTGACAAGATTTCCATCAATTTCAACAAGAAAGCTATCAACTGCACTCACGATTCTGACTTCTAATAAATGTATGGTTGCTACAAGCGACTACAATGATTTTCACAAAATGGTCAAAAAACATATTCTTGCAAATGTTCTTGGAGCCAATGCACAG aaGCGACACCGTTTCCACAGAGAAGTCATGATGGAAAACATGTTCAGGCAGTTTAGTGAACATGCCAAGTCCCGCCCTGATTCAGCTGTTGATTTTAGGAAAATATTTGTGTCTGAACTATTTGCACTAGCACTAAAGCAA GCTCTGGGAAGTGATGTTGAATCCATTTACGTGGAGGAGTTGGCGAGTACATTATCAAGAGAAGACTTATATAACATTCTAGTGGTTGAATTTATGGAGGGTGCAATTGAGGTGGATTGGCGAGATTTCTTTCCATACCTGAAATGGATTCCAAATAAGAGTTTGGAAATGAAAATTCAGAAAGTGGATCTCGGAAGAAAATATATCATGAAGGCATTGATTAATGAGCAGAAGAAGCGGTTAGCTTCAGGGAAG GAAGTAAACTGTTTTTACGACTACCTGATATCAGAAGCTAAAGAAGTGTCTGAAGAACAAATGACCATGCTGCTCTGGGAGCCAATTATTGAGACATCTGATACTACCTTAGTTACAACAGAATGGGCTATGTATGAACTTGCCAAAGACAAAAATCGTCAG GACCGTCTGTATGAGGAGATCCTAAATGTATGTGGACATGAAAAGGTTACAGACGACCAATTATCTAAGCTACCTTACTTGGGGGCTGTATTCCATGAAACATTGAGGAAGCATAGTCCAGTTCCGATTGTCCCATTAAGATATGTTCATGAGGATACCGAATTGGGAGGATATCATATTCCTGCCGGAAGCGAG ATTGCAATAAATATATACGGATGTAACATGGATAGCGACAAGTGGGAAAATCCTCAAGAATGGATTCCAGAGAGATTTCTTGATGAGAAATATGACTCCTCAGATTTGTACAAGACTATGGCCTTTGGAGGAGGGAAGAGGATATGTGCAGGCTCTCTTCAGGCAATGCTGATAGCTTGCACGGCTATTGGCAGATTCGTACAGGAATTTGAGTGGGAGCTGGGACAAGGGGAGGAAGAGAATGTGGATACTATGGGCCTTACCACCCACAGGCTTCATCCCCTGCTTGTAAAACTCAAGCCAAGAAACCATGTTGAGTAG